The genomic interval AGCCACTGCTACGTTCAGTGAATTACTATTGCCCAAAGAAAGCGCTTTATGTTCCGTGTTGCTTTTTATTGGAAATCCATTGACTTCAATGTTAATTGCAATACTTTTTGCTGTATTTACCTTAGGTGTTTTACGTGGAAGAAAAATGCAGGATATTATGGATAAATCGGGTAGTGCTTTAAGTTCGGCTACGATGATCATTTTAATAATTGCTGCCGGCGGTGCTTTTAAACAAGTATTAATAGACAGTGGAATTGGAACAGATTTAAGCACTTTTTTTGAAAAATCCTCTCTTTCACCTTTATTTTTAGGCTGGCTGATTGCGACTATTATTCGTATTGCTTTAGGATCTGCAACAGTCGCCGGATTGACCGCAGCCGGAATTGTACAGCCTTTAGTGATTGCATCTGGCGTGAGTCCGGAATTAATGGTTTTGTCTATAGGTGCTGGAAGTTTAATGTGCTCGCATGTAAACGATACCGGATTTTGGATGTTTAAGGAATATTTTGGCATTAGCGTATCAGACACTTTTAAAACCTGGACGGTTATGGAAACAATTATAGGAGTAATGGGATTAATTGGTGTATTACTTTTAAATTTATGGATCAAATAAATAATATGGAAGCATTGTATATTGGCATTGACATAGGAACAACAGCTACAAAAGCCGTTTGTTTTGATAAACAGGGAAATGTGATCCGACAAATTGCTAAGTCTTACGAAATGTATCATCCAAAGCCGGAATGGAGTGTTCAAAAACCACACGAAATTTTACAAACCGTAAAGGAATGTATTAACGAGATTACAAACGGAATTCAGCCTCAGTTTATCAGTTTTAGTTCGGCGATGCAAAGTATCATTGCCATTGATGAAAATGGAAAACCACTAACAGATGCTATTTTATGGGCAGATAACAGAGCTTCGGGAATTGCTGGAAAACTTAAAAATTCAGATCAGGGAAAACACTTTTATCAAAAAACCGGAATACCAATTCATCCTTTTTCTCCCTTCACAAAAATTGCTTGGTTCAAAGAATTTGACTCTGAGCTATTTTCCAAAACCTATAAATTCATCAGCATTAAAGAATATGTTTGGCATTATTTGACTAATGAATATTATACAGACACTTCAATGGCGTCCGGAACGGGATTGCTAAATATTCATACTTTAGATTGGGATGATGAAGTTTTAGATTTCTTAAACATCACGCCACATCAATTATCTAAAGTTTGCGAAGTCACACACCAATGCAAAGGAATTTCAGATGGTTTTCTTTATGTAATTGGCGGTGGCGACGGTGCGCTGGCCAATCTCGGAACAGGCGCCATGAACAAAAATTGTATTGCTTTAACTATTGGCACAAGCGGAGCAGTGCGACTGCCCATTGACAAACCGTATCTTGACGAGCAAATGCGCACGCAGTGTTATCATTTAATGGACAATCAATATCTAACTTTAGGTGCTGTCAATAATGGTGCGATAATTTTACAATGGCTGAAAGAAACTTTGCTTAATACAACACAATCTTTAGAAGTTCTTATTGAAGAAGCCGCAAAAATTCCTGCAGGTTCTGATGGACTGCTTTTTGTGCCTTATTTATTGGGAGAACGAGCGCCAATCTGGGATGCCTCGGCTCAAGGAAATCTTTTAGGAATGCAGATTACGCACACAAAAGCGCACTTGGTACGAGCCACTTTAGAAGGAATTTTATTTGGATTGTTCCAAATAACAGAAATTTTAATTCCGAATCCTGAAAATAGAAGTAAAACAAAAGTTATGGCCAGTGGGGGATTTGGTAAAAGCGAACTGTGGCTCCAAATGGTTGCTGATATTTTTCAGATGAAGGTTGAAACCTCCCAAACTATCGAAGGATCTTCTTGGGGCGCTGTTCTTATAGGTTTAAAATCACTTGGCGAGGAGATTACAAATGATAACAAAACAGGACAAACATATTTTCCTAATGCGAAACATAAAAGTGTATATGAAGCTGCATTCAATAAATTTAAAAAAGTATATCCTTTACTGAAGGAGTTTTAAGAGCCAATGTAAATTTGTATTAGAAGAGATAACAATGCTAAAATTTTTAGTAACATTACAATTAAAAAAATGAAACCAATAAACCTCATAAAAACCACACTAGCGGTTCTGTTTTTTCAACAAATAGTATTTTCTCAAGAAGTAAAAAAAGAAACAACTTCAACAAATCCAAAATACACAATCGATAACTGTGTCAATCATTTTGATATTGACAAAGCCACGAAAACCAAAGTAGGGTATCAATATTGGTTTGCCAATAAAGATTTCACTCAAGAAAACACTTTAAAAATGAGCATTGTCGAACCTGGAAAATCTACGCACGCGCCACATCATCATCCCGAAGAAGAATTTTTCTATATTTTAGAAGGAACCGCCGAATTCTTCTTGGATGGAAAAACCAAAATCGCTGGTCCAAATACCAGTTTTTATTGTCCGCCAAATGCCGAACACGGAATTAGTAATGCAGGAAAAACAGACTTGAAATATTTGGTAATTAAGAAGGATTTGAAGTAAATAATATCATTTCGATAGATTCTATAAAATTCTAATTAAATCCTGTAAGCGTTCCGTTTTTAAAAAGTTATACTTTTAAAGTTTTACTTTTTACAACGCATATTATGGAAGATTTTGTTCAAGACGTTTTTAAGCATTTAGAAAATTATTATTACAGTGTAGTCGATCTTACGCCCAAATTTATTCTGGCAATTGTCGTAATTCTCGTTTCGTGGTTTATTGCGGCTAGAGTTGGCATTTTTGCAGGAAATCGCCTCAAAGCCAGAATGCACGACCGACTTTTGGCAACTTTTATTGCCCGTTTAATCAAATCGGTTTTGATTATTATTGGCGTTTTGTTTATGTTTAAAATTATTGGACTTGACGGAGTCGCACAAAGCATGCTTGCTGGTGCAGGAATTTCAGCTTTTGTAATTGGTTTTGCACTTAAAGATATTGGCGAAAATTTCCTTGCCGGAATTTTGCTGGCTTTTAAACGTCCTTTTAATATTGGTGATATTATAGAAAGTAATGGAGTAAAAGGAGAGGTTATAAACCTGAATCTTCGTGATACTGAAGTCAAAAGCGATTCTAAAATCATCTATATTCCAAATGCGCTTTTAATTAAAAATACACTCATCAACTATAATAGCGAGGGTTTTTTGCTTCAGACTTTTACTGTTGGACTCGAGTACGGTTCTGATTATAAGCGTGCCATAGAACTCGTAAAAGAAGTGCTTCATAAAAACGAAGACGTAACTGATAAAGATTACGCAGATTCGGCTGTTATTACTGATGTTGCGGCTGCGGGAGTTATTCAGCTTAATATTCGGTATTGGGTAAAAACGGGGCCTAATGCTAAAAATTCTGAATGTCGCTCTAAAATTATTGGGGAAGTTTTGAATACTTTGAAAGAAAATGGATTTGTTCTTAAATAAGTTACAAAGTTGCAGAGAGTAAAATGTTATAGTCTTAAGTAAGCCATCTAAAAGCTGTATTTCGTAATTAACAGAATTAAATATTTCATCTCGGAGAAATAGAATTCTCTTAATTCTTCAATTTCGTTTATTTTTTGATTTATATAAAATATTTTCTTTCTTTGTTAGGAACAAGTTAAGGTGCTAATAGTGGTGAAAATTGTATGTTTTCAATAGTTTAGGCGCTTTTTTGTTTAATCCTAATAAATAACTCAATTACTTCTATGAGACATTTTTACTTAATACTTTTTATTTTTCTTTCAGCATTTAAATCAATAGCTCAAAAAGTAGATATTCAAATTATTGCAAAGAGTAATGATACGATAAAAAACTATAAAATAGATGCAGGTTATTCATCTGAAAATTTAATGGTTCTCGACTTAGAAAATAAATTGAAAGTTTGGGATGCGAACAATAAAAAGAAGGAGTTTCTGCCTAACGAAATAAAATCTTTTACTTTTATGAATGATGGTAAACTCGTTGAGTTTGTTACTATTGAAGATAAAGTATTTGGACTATTGTTGTACTCAAATAAGCTTAAATTATTTAAAGTAATAAAACCAAGTTATACAGCAGTGAACTTTTATGTGGTTGTAAGACCTGATAATGGCAAAATATCTTATATGGAAGCAATGGGATTAAGCAGACTGATTTCGAAAAAAGTGATTACTCGCGAGATGTCAGATTGTCCTGTAGTTATAGAAAAGGTTGACAAAAAGATCTTAAAAATTAATGGTCAAGAAGGAGTAACTGAATTAGTAAAAAGCTACGAATTAGATTGTTTTTAAGTTATTTTTTTGCTGATAAGTCAGATTTGCTTGCGTGAGCATCGGATTGTTCAGGTTTCATTACCAAGATGTTTGTGTAAGCTAGGTTTACAAGATTTTTAAAATTTGACTTTTCGGTTAACATGAATGATTGTAGCGTTTCTACCATCTAAATCTCTTTTCCTACGTCCCAATATACCAATCTCAACAATATCCAACGTTTTATATTTCATTTCTAGCGGACTTACATACGTATACATTCCGTAACCGTGTCCAGAAACAATCCAACCTTCTGTATTTTTTAAATCGGTGACATCGAAATCTTCAGAACGTTCTCCTAAATAAACAGGACCAAATTCTTCCATAAGTTTTAAGGCAGTGCTTTCTAAATTGCGAGTTTCATCTGCATTTTCGAAAATGATGTACGTTCCATTTTTAAACAAAACCCAATCCTGAAATTTCGAATTGATACTAAGTCTCACATGATGCAGTAACTCTGTTTCTGTTATTTCTTGAACTTTTTGATGGTCAGCTTTCTGTTTCATAAAAAGAAAATTTAAAAAGAATACTATTGTTTTAAATCACTTATTTGGTGTTTTGGATAATGTGCTTTTAAAAATTATACCTGTAAAAGTTTTAATTGTATTGTTATAAGACATATTTACAATTCGCTCTATTTCAATAAAAGCACCTTTAAACCAAATGTCTAAAGGTGCTTTTTTAAAATTTATATAAGTAAGATTAAGATGCTATGTTACTTGGATCTTTTTTTCGGTAAAACCAATAGAATACTTGAGGTAAAACGGTAAGAGATAAAATCATACACGTTATTAATCCGCCCACAATCATAATGGCTAATGGTTTTTGGACTTCAGAACCCATTCCGGTTGATAATGCAGCAGGCAGTAATCCTAAAGATCCCATAAGAGCAATCATCACGATAGGGCGAATTCTGCTGTGAATTCCTTCCGAAATAGCATCTCTTAAATGCATTCCGTTTCTCATATTTTCCCTAATCATTCCGATGAGGACAATACTGTCGATGGCGCTCACACCAAAGAGAATAATAAACCCAATTCCCGCCGAGATTCCGAACACGGTTCCTGTTACCCAAAGCGACAAGAATCCACCTATAAAAGCATAAGGCATTGCAGTTACAGCAATTATGGTGTCTTTGAAATTGCCAAAGTTGAAATACAGCAGACATAAAATCAATACCAAAACGACAGGAATAATCATTGCCAATTGTTTGGTTGCTCTTTCCTTACTTTCAAATTCTCCTGCCCATTTCATCACATTTTCTTTAGGAAGTTTTACTTCGGCAGCTACTTTTTTCTGCGCTTCGTCAATTGTGCTTCCAAGATCTCGTCCTTCAATGCTGAACCCAACGGCAATATAACGGCTGTTTCCTTCACGGTAAATAAAGGTTGGACCTGTTTTATAATCTACCGTTGCGATTTCTTTTAACGGCACTTTTTTGCCATTTAGAGTTGGAATGAGAATACCTTCTATTTTTTCTTTTGAGTCACGATATTCTTTTTCAAAACGCAAAGTGATATCAAATATCTTTTCATCGTCATAAAATTTTGTTGCTGCCTGTCCGCCAATGGTCATTCTAATTACGGCTTGTGCATCGGCAGTTGTAACAGCGTAACGTGCCATTTTTTCGTCATCAAGCTGAATTCTTAATTCAGGCAATCCAATGTTTTTGTAAACATTAATATCTTCAATTCCTTTTACATCTTTGATCGAATTGGCAACTTTAGCAGCCATTTCTTCCAATTGAAAAAGATCACTTCCAAATATCTTGATCGCCAGCGGACTTTTTACTCCGGCAACATATTCTTCGACATTATCCTGAATTGGCTGACTAAAACCAAAGGCAATTCCGGGATATACATCGAGTACTTTTTTAATCTCGGCAATCAATTCTTCTTTGCTGATGTCGTGTTTCCATTCGTCTTTGTGTTTTAATTCGATATGGAATTCGATATTGAAAAATCCCGTTGGATCTGTTCCATCGTTTGGTCTTCCGGTTTGCGAAAGCACAAATTTTACTTCTTCAAACTTTCTAATCTTGGTTTTCATTTCTTTCGTCAATCTAACCGATTCGTCAAGGTTGATGCTGTTTGGCAATGTTGCCCTTACATAAATAGCGCCTTCATTCAGTTTCGGAATAAACTCTGATCCGTAAAAAGCAAATCTTGCACAACAAACCGCTAACAGAGCTAAAAAGGCATAAAAAGTAGCTTTACGATGCTTGGTACTCCATTGAAACAGTTTAAAAAGGTTTTCTCTAAAGAAACGCGAAATCATATTTTCTTTCTCGACAATGTTTTTAGTCAGCATGACTTTACACATTGCAGGAACGTAGGTAAGCGACAAAATCAATGATCCTAAAAGGGCATAACTTAGCGTAAAGGCTAGGGGAGAAAACATTTTTCCTTCCACTTTCGTGAAAGAGAAAATTGGCATCAACGCTACAATCAAAATGATTAGGGCAAAGAAAATA from Flavobacterium sp. YJ01 carries:
- a CDS encoding gluconokinase is translated as MDQINNMEALYIGIDIGTTATKAVCFDKQGNVIRQIAKSYEMYHPKPEWSVQKPHEILQTVKECINEITNGIQPQFISFSSAMQSIIAIDENGKPLTDAILWADNRASGIAGKLKNSDQGKHFYQKTGIPIHPFSPFTKIAWFKEFDSELFSKTYKFISIKEYVWHYLTNEYYTDTSMASGTGLLNIHTLDWDDEVLDFLNITPHQLSKVCEVTHQCKGISDGFLYVIGGGDGALANLGTGAMNKNCIALTIGTSGAVRLPIDKPYLDEQMRTQCYHLMDNQYLTLGAVNNGAIILQWLKETLLNTTQSLEVLIEEAAKIPAGSDGLLFVPYLLGERAPIWDASAQGNLLGMQITHTKAHLVRATLEGILFGLFQITEILIPNPENRSKTKVMASGGFGKSELWLQMVADIFQMKVETSQTIEGSSWGAVLIGLKSLGEEITNDNKTGQTYFPNAKHKSVYEAAFNKFKKVYPLLKEF
- a CDS encoding cupin domain-containing protein, translated to MKPINLIKTTLAVLFFQQIVFSQEVKKETTSTNPKYTIDNCVNHFDIDKATKTKVGYQYWFANKDFTQENTLKMSIVEPGKSTHAPHHHPEEEFFYILEGTAEFFLDGKTKIAGPNTSFYCPPNAEHGISNAGKTDLKYLVIKKDLK
- a CDS encoding mechanosensitive ion channel domain-containing protein — encoded protein: MEDFVQDVFKHLENYYYSVVDLTPKFILAIVVILVSWFIAARVGIFAGNRLKARMHDRLLATFIARLIKSVLIIIGVLFMFKIIGLDGVAQSMLAGAGISAFVIGFALKDIGENFLAGILLAFKRPFNIGDIIESNGVKGEVINLNLRDTEVKSDSKIIYIPNALLIKNTLINYNSEGFLLQTFTVGLEYGSDYKRAIELVKEVLHKNEDVTDKDYADSAVITDVAAAGVIQLNIRYWVKTGPNAKNSECRSKIIGEVLNTLKENGFVLK
- a CDS encoding CusA/CzcA family heavy metal efflux RND transporter — protein: MKKFVQGLVAFSLKNSLIVFFLTAILLVAGIVSYIHTPIEAFPDVTNTRARIITQWPGRSAEEVEKFITLPISKQMNTIPKKAEVRSISLFGLSVVTVLFDDGVEDFYAQQYASNRMGGLDLPEGADAEIDPPSGATGEIFRYVIKSDLPIKEIQAIQDWVIERELVAVPGVADVVSFGGEEKMFEIKINPTQLENYNLSALDVYEAVSKSNINVGGDVIQRGDQAYVVRGVGLVNKVEDIGNILIETKGGAPVLVKHVAEVSISAKPRLGQVGLDENDDVVEGIVVMLRGENPGEVIKKLKERLTELNERVLPDNVKIVPFIDRTELVNTTVKTVTKNLVEGILLVSLIVFIFLYNWRTSLIVASVIPLSFLFAIVMLRIQGLPANLISMGALDFGLLLEGTLVIVEQVFVSLEKKAHKVGMERFNSMSKMGLIKKSVGSVATYIFFALIILIVALMPIFSFTKVEGKMFSPLAFTLSYALLGSLILSLTYVPAMCKVMLTKNIVEKENMISRFFRENLFKLFQWSTKHRKATFYAFLALLAVCCARFAFYGSEFIPKLNEGAIYVRATLPNSINLDESVRLTKEMKTKIRKFEEVKFVLSQTGRPNDGTDPTGFFNIEFHIELKHKDEWKHDISKEELIAEIKKVLDVYPGIAFGFSQPIQDNVEEYVAGVKSPLAIKIFGSDLFQLEEMAAKVANSIKDVKGIEDINVYKNIGLPELRIQLDDEKMARYAVTTADAQAVIRMTIGGQAATKFYDDEKIFDITLRFEKEYRDSKEKIEGILIPTLNGKKVPLKEIATVDYKTGPTFIYREGNSRYIAVGFSIEGRDLGSTIDEAQKKVAAEVKLPKENVMKWAGEFESKERATKQLAMIIPVVLVLILCLLYFNFGNFKDTIIAVTAMPYAFIGGFLSLWVTGTVFGISAGIGFIILFGVSAIDSIVLIGMIRENMRNGMHLRDAISEGIHSRIRPIVMIALMGSLGLLPAALSTGMGSEVQKPLAIMIVGGLITCMILSLTVLPQVFYWFYRKKDPSNIAS